CATTTATGAATTGGTCTTGCTGATAATTATTTGATCGAATGCATATTTATTAGCGAAAtgttttcatttcttttgtACCAGATACACAATTTGGATAAGGGATAAAAACATgggaaaagaaataaaaaaaaggtgaaatatACAGTATAgttaagatgaaaaaaatagtttgtttttgatggataaaaataagaaatagaaaaaactgATAAAAGTTCCATCTTTAATCATccaaaagaagtagaaaaatatgtaaaaagttaatttttattataataatgaaaataaattcaacCATCAAAATACgcaacactattttttttctcaataattttctttattttttaaatactttatgcaatagaaaaataaaaatatttagctctaaaatatattatagcaACATGTGAGCCTTTTTTGGATTAGATTAAAAGTATACTAAGccaattttttcatttgaatttttgcaaaaataaaatgattgttctataaattgaaattacacTATgcctaaattaaaaaagataaaattttaaaaaggtgATAAAGGAGaagcataaattaatttaaatttataaaaaaaaaaaaatcttattctCGTAGAAGATTTACTCAAACAAGTGCAACGACTTGTTCGAAGTCTTTGTGGGGTTGACGTAGAACACTATTCCTTGTCTATATTTccacaaataaatattatattatattgtgaaaGAAAACCAATAACATCATCACTTCATTGTCACCTATTGAAATTGCCGGCAACACCTTTGTTTGTCACAAAACATTTGTAACAAAACTTTTCCATCTTATCCACTCATATAAGTTCAAAcctaatcttaaaaaataatttaaaatataaagattatcgttatttatgtattatattttaatattattactagtTAACACAAAATTAGGATTTTTCTAGTATTCTCTatcacataatattattaaattaaagtcGATAAGTGGATTATATAATGAATAATGAGCCCTCTAATGAAATATAGAGgtttaacaaaaaaacaaaacacagtTAAAGTATGGAATTAAACTTTACAAGAattcgtattaattaattttttttaggaagTAAcgggttaaaaaaatatacttgttTTTTACTCCAAACATGactaaagagagagaaaattatgcttaaaataaAAGGATGGATCAATTAATAGTGGTTTAAGAGGGTCTTAGAAAATTCAATGCTTGAGCAcaaaaaaggcacttatggtGAGTGAGACAACATATAATGGAATGGTGCGGcatcaaaaaattaataattataaaaaatggccagcaactaatttttattaaaaattataaaattacgaGAAAggttttttcagaaaaaaatatatatatatataagattcataaaaagtttataatttttaataaattttagttaataaattacttaaaataatttacatgatTATTATCTATTTCAAGAGATTCATACATCATTAATCTTTTGACAAGAGTTTATAGTTCCACCCAAACTCTCTTTTAAAAGTAGTAAAAATCAAGTGGGAATCTACCctcttaaatgaaaataaataatcttcATTGATCATGAATGCTACAATAAGTCTTTCAAAGAAGACTGCCAAAGTGGATCCATTCAAGCCATTATCACCACTTAATACGTTACTTCCAAAGTCCACACTAAGAAACTTCCTAGAACTTTTgtcaaacaaaaagaagaaaacttgggtgactttatatatatatatatatttttttgttttgtttcaaattttagtcTTTTTATTAGGGATAATGATAGAATGCCCCTTTTTTTACCCCCAAAGTTACCCGCCTACGTGgcacttaatattttaataatttttaaggaaATGGGACCAGAAACGCGTGAGAGAAGTTGCAGTGAATTGTGAGGTTGTGATACACGCGCAAGAgaggaaaaaggaaaagttaGAAAAACAGAACTTTCACTTGCGGTTTAAACTAAAGGCGAGAGTGCGGCGAGAGTGCGGCTTGAGTGCGGCGAGAGTGCGGCGAGAGTGCGGATTGTTGCCATAGCTTCGTGCGTCGAATTGGAAGCCCTACTTTGAAGTGTTCTTGTTCTGCAAATCAAAGGGTGCTCTGGTATGTTTTACTATCCGATTACAAACCCCTATTTTTATGATGTTCTTCCCCAAATGAGACCactatttttgtgatgtttttccGGAAATGAAACCCCATTATCGTATTTTCTTGTTCGATGATTGAAATGGCATTTTGATGAGTTGTTCCCCAAATTGTTcctcaacttaacaaaatctatttttttgcaGGTTGTAAGTTTAATGAATATCACATTTTTTGGTGGATATGACACTCCACATTCAACTCCGATGACATTGACAAACACATTCTCAGCTTTGTGGTTGTTGTTTGTGAATGACATTTGATGTTTTTTGCAATGAGCAACAAAACCAGAATTGTGTAATTCGTGCAGGATTTGCCTATATTGGATTCAATATGTTTGTTgttcatcaacatttttttaaaaaccaactttttgagttcgataatcaagtgtccttttgttagtccataagtgcctttttacgttttACGTTTTGTACACACAGTACTGCAACTGCTTTTAAACTGTATAATTACGTGAAATATGGTTTGGACATAATCCAAAGGCcgtccaaataattccatcaccatcaatCATCAGCAAAAAACttcaataagtatttgaaattgaagattgaattaaaaataaagttttctggttcgagatttaagtgtcctcttgtgactccataagtgcctttttacgttgtaatttttgtacaggaagtactgcaactgtttttctagtctatcattacataatgataaatttgtacacaatccaaaggccatacaagtatttccatcaccatcaatcatcataaaacttcattaagtatttcaaattgaacattgaattaaaaataaagttttctggttggagatttaagtgtccttgTCTGATTCCATAAGTGCCTTTCTACGTTTCCGTTTTTGTACACCCAGCACTGCAACTGGTTTAAAACTGTATAATATCGTGAAATATGGTTTGGACATAATCCAAAGGCTGTcaaaataattccatcaccatcaatcatcaacaaacaacttcaataagtattttaaatttaacattgaattaaaaataaagttttctggttggagatttaGGTGTCCTTTCTtgactccataagtgcctttttacgttgtagtttttgtacaggaagtactgcaactatttttctagtctatcattacataatttttgttttggacacaatccaaaggccatataaatatctccatcaccatcaaccatcaccataaaacttctttaagtatttgaaatttaacattgaattaaaaataaagttttctgattggagatttaagtgtccttttctgacttcataagtgcctttttacgttgtagtttctgtacaggaagtactgcaactgtttttctagtctatcattacataatttgtgttttggacacaatccaaaggccatataaatatctccatcaccatcaaccatcaccataaaacttctttaagtatttgacatttaacattgaattaaaaataaagtttacaggttggagatttaagtgtcctttcttgattccataagtgtctttttacgttgtagtttttgtacaggaagtactgcaactgtttttctagtctatcattacataatttgtgttttggacacaatccaaaggccatacaaatatctccatcaccatcaaccatcaccataaaacttctttaagtatttgaaatttaacattgaattaaaaataaagttttctggttggagatttaagtgtccttttctgactccataagtgcctttttacgttgtagtttctgtacaggaagtactgcaactgtttttctagtctatcattacataatttgtgttttggacacaatccaaaggccatataaatatctccatcaccatcaaccatcaccataaaacttctttaagtatttgaaatttaacattgaattaaaaataaagttttctggttggagatttaagtgtccttttctgactccataagtgcctttttacgttgtagtttctgtacagcaagtactgcaactgtttttctagtttatcattacataatttgtgttttggacacaatccaaaggccatacaaatatctccatcaccatcaaccatcaccataaaacttctttaagtatttgaaatttaacattgaattaaaaataaagttttcttgttagagatttaagtgtcctttcctgactccataagtgcctttttacgttgtagtttctgtacaggaagtactgcaactgtttttctagtctatcattacataatttgtgttttggacacaatccaaaggccatataaatatctccatcaccatcaaccatcaccataaaacttctttaagtatttgaaatttaacattgaattaaaaataaagttttatggttggagatttaagtgtcctttcctgactccataagtgcctttttacgttgtagtttttgTACAAGAACTACTGCAACtatttttctagtctatcattacataatttgtgttttagacacaatccaaaggccatataaatatctccatcaccatcaaccatcaccataaaacttctttaagtgtttgaaatttaacattgaattaaaaataaagttttcttgttagagatttaagtgtcctttcctgactccataagtgcctttttacgttgtagtttctgtacaggaagtactgcaactgtttttctagtctatcattacataatttgtgttttggacacaatccaaaggccatataaatatctccatcaccatcaaccatcaccataaaacttctttaagtatttcaaattgaagattgaattaaaaataaagttttctggttggagatttaagtgtccttttctgactccataagtgcctttttacgttgtagtttttgTACACGAActactgcaactgtttttctagtctatcattacgtAATTTGTGTTTTTGTACAGGCTGTACTGGAAGTTTACTAATACAATCGAAAATAGCACAATTGCCTTCCCAAATTAAAGTATATTGATGTTTATATTACCATGTCATCATGAATGTATCTGTCAATGTACAAACTACATATTAACTCGAACAAATGattaaacaatatatacaaTTGTGGCAACATAATTGACTTTGTCTACCTCAATCTAACTATCCCTATGTAAAATTGTCTCAAAAATCTTGTGATGGAATTATAATTTCTACATTCACAGTAGCTATTTCTTCAACAGCAGATCGTAGTGCTGAATAACTTCATCGCGAAGGACATTATCTTCATTTAAAATCCAATCACACACGAATTTCTGCCTAATTAATTGCAGCTCCTCCTAAAAACAACATCAACACAATGTTACCAACTGTAAtcttcaaagaaaaacaataaataataaaacatattataacGGTCAACTTACAATAGTGTAGTCAGGCAGGGCTTTGCCATTAAATTGACTAACACCATCCCACATCTCTATGAATTTCAATACTAGGACCCCACAGTCATGACTGCGAAATGAAATACAACACAATATTCAGACATCATTAAGCAGTGCTAAATTACACTCATTGAACACACAAAATGTTAGAAGTTACCCATTAGGTTGAATTGGAGTGTCCACACACTGCACTTCAAAAGATGGCTTCTTGTCCGATTCACAATTTAATAACATACCCAAAACACTTACTCGTTCCTGTTCTAAAACTTTATCTTTCCTACTCTTTCCAGCCATGATTTATCAACAacctataaaaatttaataataatacaataaggaatcacaacaaaacaaattcaacaaaaaatacaCTTCACAAATCAAGGAATCATAAATTACTTCACAAATACAACAACCTGTTATGacgggaatcaaaaataaactTCACATGTCCAATTGGAGAAATTACTTCATATGGCTAATTACTTCATATGACGGGAATCAACAATCCAACAAAGGCATCATCAACAAATTGTCATATTACAAAAGAATATAACACCAAatcaactaatttaaattttgaacttcGGAACAAATACTTGGACAACCTCACAGACGAAATGAACACAGTGCATTATAGGGTATTTCCACTTCAGAACACCTTCATGTGTGCAAGGGACATATGGATCATCCCAACCCTGACAAAACCATCAATATTAACAATGGACGAGTAGATAAACCAAAAGAACCCTATACGCACATTTTGGGGTTTCACTGCAGTTATCAATTCTAATGGCAAAATGGCACAACATGCTAAGTAAAAAAAAACCACATTAAATCTTCGAAAAGGGGTTTTCCACGATAACCTATCGAAGAAATCTTCGTTCTGTCAATGACCTTAATCAACCAACAAATACGCCAACAAGAGAGCGCCCAACCAATGAATCGAACGGTACCCACCACTTTTCGCGGAAGCTGCCGCCTCCAACAACCCAAACCACTCTCCACACCTCCGCTATCCGCTTCCACTGTGACCCACAACACCAACCTTTATGGAACAATAGCTTTTTTGGGAAGACAAAGCCTTGCGATTGAAATGCCTTTCTGCGTCTCTGCTCGAAGAAGAAAgttgaggagaagaagaaagttgACGGGAAGAAGAAAGTTGAGGGGAAGAAACAAGGGAAAATAGAATGCCcaatgtgtttttttaaaaagtttgtcCAATCAAAGCGCGTGCACTTCACACTAACTTTCCCAAACCGCTGTCTCCATTTCCCGTctgcttaaaaaatattaaaatattaactgcCACGTAGGCGGGTAACTTTGGGGGTCAAAAAAACGGGGTATTGTATCATTATCCTTTTATTAGAACAGTAATTCTTGCTactgaacaatttttttttacagtttATAGTGTATAATGGTCAAGGCTGGTTTTACATGGTTATAGAGTGTTCTTTGATTTAGAACCAAAAGAACAACCGAACTAATTAAGGAACAATTTATCTTGTTACATGTAACACAACACAAAACGAAACGAAATTTCTGTTTTGTTCCTCTACCTTTGATCATGTTCATGGATTCTCTTGTTTtcactcttttctttcttcttacCATGTCTTCCTTAAACCATGTCTTCTCCTTTGCTTCACTCCCATCATACAAAGACCACTGTGGTTCCATAGTTCCAGAGTCAACTGCCACTGAACTCACCCGAAACTCTTTCCCTTTCGATGATCATAACACAGGTTACTTCACAGGAGGTGATGGCATCATCGATGGTGGAACATCCTCGTACCAATACTTGACCCTACAACCACTTAACGTGCGTGCCACCGAGTTCTCTGACTTGTTCAAAGTTGAAGCCTCTGTATCACTCGCCTCCGTCATAACTTACCATGTAGGGAACTTCAGTTATGGTGACAGATTAAGGCATGGGGGTCAACATCGCTACCATAGAAGGCATGTAAGCTTCAAGCTTGAAGGGTTCTGGTCTGAGTCTTCAGGGAAGGTTTGCATGGTAGGGACTGGGAGTGGTTATTCCAAGGAAGGTAAGCATCTTAATCTGGATGTTGTGTTTAACCTTGATCATGTGTTCAATGTAAGCACTATCACCAGCTTGGTTAGTGGAAGTTTGGTGAGCTTGAGTTCTCAAAACGATGAGAGCTACTTTGAACCCATTTCTGTGCTCATGTTTCCAAAAGGGAATTACAGTTATACCTTGGATTCCACAGAAGTTGCCAAGGAATTCTCTTCAGGGATTGATGCTTCTGCAAAGGGTGATTTTTCATTTAACTCCTTGAGTTTTTGCTCATTTCCCCTTTCAAGGGAAATTAGAGGGCTTCAATTAGAGTTCTCTCCTGAGTGCAATTCTTCAAAGAACTGCACTCCTTTAAGTGAGAGTTCTGGTCAAGTGCCATCTCTAATGTCTTTGAAAGGGATTGAGTGTTCTCTTGCTAACAACAAATACAGGCTGCGAGTTATGGTGAGGTTTTTGAATACCAGTGATTATTGGGTTGGCAAAATTTTCAACCCCAAAACTACGTTGGTAGGGGAAGGATGGTGGGATGAGAAGAAACGCATGCTGTGTGTAGTGGCTTGTAAAATCATGGCCAAGGCACCATCCATGGCTGGTTCTCAAGTGGGTGATTGCTCAACAAGACTAAGCTTGAGATTCCCCTCAACTTGGTCAATCAAGAGCACTAGCACCATAGTTGGCCAAATTTGGACTAACAAGAGTGCTCAAGATACAAGTTATTTCAAGAAGATAGCATTTAACAATGGAGAGAATGGTAGGCTGGGAATTTTTCAAGCTACATATGAATATAGCCAACTGGAAAAAGTAAAGAAGTCGTGCCCAACACAGAAGCCTGTGAAGAACAAGGGGAACAGATATCCAAATGTCTATTCTTCTGACTTGAGATTTGACATGGCAGTTAGTGAGTCCAACAAAAGAGTAGCATGGGGTTATTCATCCCCCTTTTCTGTTGGTGATGATGTCTCTTCCTGGGGTAACAGTATCTCAAACTCCACGGTTCATGAGGTAAAACTCAATAGTACTGGTGGCCTGTTTAATATTAGCTACAAAATCTCACTATGGTTTAATTCAACCAATGTCTCCAAGTCCCTGCTTAATGAGTCCTCTTTGTCCGTGATGATTTCTGCTGAAGGAGTTTATGATGCTGGAGCAGGAACCTTGTGTATGGTAGGTTGTCGTGGTCTTATCTCAAACTCTCTCATACCAATAGCTCATTCTATGGATTGTGACATTGTAGTGAAGTTTCAGTTACCACCATTGGATGCAAAAAATGGAATCTTCATCAAGGGAAGCATTGAAAGCACACGGAAAAATTCAGATCCTCTTTACTTCAAACCTTTGGAGTTATCTTCAGCTGCATTCTACACTGAAGCAGCTGAAAAGGTAGTTTGGAGAATGGATATGGAGACCATCATGGTTCTGATATCTACCACTCTAGCATGTGTTTTTGTGGGATTGCAGATATACCATGTGAAGAAACACACAAATGTGCTTCCTTTGCTCTCACTTGTTATGATGGCAATGCTTACTTTAGGCCACATGGTACCCCTTGTTCTGAACTTTGAAGCACTTCTTGCTCAAAATCCTAGCAACAAGAACTTTGTGTTTGGAACTGTTGGGTGGCTTGAAGTGAATGAAATAGCTGTGAGGCTAATCACCATGGCAGCTTTCTTGTTGCAATTCCGACTCCTTCAACTAACTTGGTCATCAAGAAAGAGTGATGAAAGCAATAAAGGCCTCTGGATTGCAGAGAGGAAAGCTGGTTATGTCACTCTACCCTTGTACGCTTCTGGCTTATTGATTGCATTGCTGTTGAAGTCTAAGAACCAACACTGGGAGAACTTGAAATCTTATGGTGGTTTGGTGCTGGATGGCTTTCTCTTGCCACAaatcattcttaatttgttCTCTAACATGAGGGAGAATGTTCTTTCATGTTCTTTTTACTTTGGAACTACTTTTGTGAGGCTGTTGCCACATGCCTATGATCTTTACAGGGCTCATAACTATGGTCAACTAGATAATGGATCATACATATATGCAAATCCAAGTGCAGATTTTTACTCCACTTCTTGGGACATTGCCATTCCATTGGGAGGTATTGCTTTTGCTATCATTATCTTCTTGCAGCAACGTTTTGGTGCTCACTGTGTTCTGCCTCAGAAACTCAAAGGGTCTCAGGTTTATGAAAAGGTGCCTGTGGTTGCTGAATCAGAAGTTGAAGTAGAGACCACCATCTTGTAAAAAATATGCACTTTTTGACACCCAAATGAAAATGGTCTAATCGTGAGGAATCAAGATTAAGCCATTCATACTtccatatattttatctatcaaAATGTGCTATAgcaatatatatacatatatatatatatatatatatatatatatatatatatagtgtatgcaaaataaattttgttacagTAAAGGGCTTGCCATGTGTCTGATTAATCGAAGTCTTGTGTGCTGAGAAACTTAAATCAAAAACACAGTTTTTAAGTAGGTGAAGACTTTGATCATATTGATTCTGTAGATAATGTTTTTCAGATTATGGAAAATTTGATTCCTAAGACTTTATCAAAGTATGCCTGAATATTTGTAGCTTCAAAATGGGTGATTTAGTTTTTAGGAATTTGTTAGTTATATTTCTAATGTTAAGGATGTTATTGAAGTAAGGACATCGATCTTGTTTTTTCTGATTAGACTTAAGGATGTTATTATCTAATTTGTTAAGGtttgaaatatttgaattttctattaCATTTGGTATTCtgttaaaataagttttctGCTTAAAaaccaacaattttttaaagtCAAACCaaacaaaagttaaaagattTTGAATGTACAAAAAGCCAAGCTTGtcataaaagaatgaaaaacacATCAATATGAACGTGAGAAAGAGACACATTGAAACTAAATGTAGCGAGAAAAATTTGTAAAGATTCCACCAACTCAAGGACAAAATGGTTCGATATTTACCAAAAaagaacattaaaaacaaaaaaaaataaaattacttagtagtaattgaatttaaacaaagaaaattctCTTTTTCGTCGTATCCAGTGTCAGGTTTTTTCACTGTTTGAGGTGAAACTTGTTTAATGGAACTTTTGTCACTTaactttttagttatttataaaattaaataataatattttaattgattctataatatttttttaaagttatttatatatatttttaacaaaatgtattgtaaataataattttaaataaaatattaagatttagttaaacaaaattaagaaactaaattcaactttaaataaaatactaaatagaAAATGTAGAAAAAGGTAATAGTAGattctctaataataaaaataatgaacgATATAAAAATTGTTGAGTAAAtcctataaaaatataaaagttagacGATACAAAAAATGTGAAGGGTGGACGATATAAAGCTACAAATGATAGATCTTGCATATGAATGTAAATAgtatattctttaaaattacaaatattaaacgatggaaacaaaatataaatagtaaactatcgaaatataaatagtaaactaTCGAAGACTAAAAAATGTAGACCATgcagaaaaatataaagaatagaCTCTACAAAAACACAAAGGTTAGACATCTGGTGGACTACTCTATTGGAGTCATTTTTTCACagttttttggattttaaattttaaatttaaactttgttaccatatttttatagttttttacgatttagaatttcaaattcaaactttattactttatattttgaatttcaaatttggaAATATGTATCttaatttagaaagaaaatattgaaattgaaattattaatgatttttatatctttaaaagttctaagaatttataattttcattttgtaataATACACTTATGTCTAtgttatcaaaattattttttaaattaatgtttaagCTTTATTGAAAGGGGAAAAATATGTGACAAAtgttcaaaaacattaaaagagctttatttttttatgaattaaagttCAAAAAGTCAGTCAAGACCTCTGAAAAAGTAATAGAACAATTTACCATATCACATCCTTTGCGCAAACTTCTAAATGCTTAGGAAAAGAGTAGTAAAAAAGAACTTACTTAAATAGATGATCTACAATGAACATGGAAACCGATGAATGaagaataagaatataatattattaatgagaaaggaaaacaaaaagaacATGTGCTTGTCCAATTAATATGTAGGAAAAAGTAAAGTATATTGGAATGCGTTTGTGATTGTGACGTGGGTTTAACTATAGTTTGTGAGATGAACATGTTAggtgagaaagaagaaaacaaccCAGAGTTGGGTAAAAACCAAAACTTTGAtaagaatacaaaaaaaaaaggaaaaatacatACAATTGTAATTCTTGAATAGAAGACGAAATCATGTTACAAGTTTTGTGCTTGAGAGACTTGTCAGTGGCCTTCAAGAGCTCTTAAATCTTTGATCTTGTCCACCATTTCATTTGtctaaacaaaaccaaagttaaaaaaaaagaaacttaagcgagaaaaaagaaaacaactgaGAGTTGGATAAAAATCGAAACTTTGATaagaaaacacacaaaaaagtgGAAAAATACATACAATTGTGATTCTTGAATAGAAAAGACGAAATCATGTTGCAAGTTTTGTGCTTGAGAGACTTGTGTGTGGCTTTCAAGAACTCTTAAATCTTTGATCTTGTCCACCATTTCATTCAtataaacaaaaccaaagttaaaaaaaaaagatgaatatgTTACGTGAGAAAGAAGACAAAAATCGAGAGTTGggtaaaaatcaaaactttgataagaaaacacacaaaaaatggaaaaatacaTACAATTGTGATTCTTGAACAGAAAAGACGAAATCATGTTGCAAGTTTTGTATTTGAGAGACTTGTTTGTGACCTTCAAGAGCTCTTAAATATTTGATCTTGTCCACCA
This region of Vigna unguiculata cultivar IT97K-499-35 chromosome 5, ASM411807v1, whole genome shotgun sequence genomic DNA includes:
- the LOC114184684 gene encoding uncharacterized protein LOC114184684, which encodes MSSLNHVFSFASLPSYKDHCGSIVPESTATELTRNSFPFDDHNTGYFTGGDGIIDGGTSSYQYLTLQPLNVRATEFSDLFKVEASVSLASVITYHVGNFSYGDRLRHGGQHRYHRRHVSFKLEGFWSESSGKVCMVGTGSGYSKEGKHLNLDVVFNLDHVFNVSTITSLVSGSLVSLSSQNDESYFEPISVLMFPKGNYSYTLDSTEVAKEFSSGIDASAKGDFSFNSLSFCSFPLSREIRGLQLEFSPECNSSKNCTPLSESSGQVPSLMSLKGIECSLANNKYRLRVMVRFLNTSDYWVGKIFNPKTTLVGEGWWDEKKRMLCVVACKIMAKAPSMAGSQVGDCSTRLSLRFPSTWSIKSTSTIVGQIWTNKSAQDTSYFKKIAFNNGENGRLGIFQATYEYSQLEKVKKSCPTQKPVKNKGNRYPNVYSSDLRFDMAVSESNKRVAWGYSSPFSVGDDVSSWGNSISNSTVHEVKLNSTGGLFNISYKISLWFNSTNVSKSLLNESSLSVMISAEGVYDAGAGTLCMVGCRGLISNSLIPIAHSMDCDIVVKFQLPPLDAKNGIFIKGSIESTRKNSDPLYFKPLELSSAAFYTEAAEKVVWRMDMETIMVLISTTLACVFVGLQIYHVKKHTNVLPLLSLVMMAMLTLGHMVPLVLNFEALLAQNPSNKNFVFGTVGWLEVNEIAVRLITMAAFLLQFRLLQLTWSSRKSDESNKGLWIAERKAGYVTLPLYASGLLIALLLKSKNQHWENLKSYGGLVLDGFLLPQIILNLFSNMRENVLSCSFYFGTTFVRLLPHAYDLYRAHNYGQLDNGSYIYANPSADFYSTSWDIAIPLGGIAFAIIIFLQQRFGAHCVLPQKLKGSQVYEKVPVVAESEVEVETTIL